A single Cryptococcus neoformans var. grubii H99 chromosome 7, complete sequence DNA region contains:
- a CDS encoding histone deacetylase RPD3: MGSMEPILGESKRRVCYFFDSDIGNYHYGPGHPMKPTRIRMCHSLVMNYGLYKKMEIFRAKPATKREMSQFHTDEYVDFLYRINPDNAAQFAKEQVKYNVGDDCPIFDGLFEYCSISAGGSMEGAARLSRDKCDIAVNWAGGLHHAKKAEASGFCYVNDIVLGILELLRYHQRVLYIDIDVHHGDGVEEAFYTTDRVMTCSFHKYGEFFPGTGEVRDNGIGKGKGYAINVPLRDGISDDNYKSIFQPVIKRVIEWYQPGAVVLQCGSDSLSGDRLGSFNLSMKGHAACVQFVKSFNLPLLLLGGGGYTVKSVSRTWAYETGLAAGMELGRDLPNNEYWEYYGPDYELDVRSSNMTDQNTPEYLQKVKEAVFEVLRDKNAAPSVPLQSVPKMMHDDEDEDEGEDNEDKDIRRPARLWAREKQHETSLSDSEDEGTGGRRHRRSYKESAQKNTMVEGTMMEDQCNFRVNADFT, translated from the exons TGCTATTTTTTTGACTCTGACATTGGGAATTACCATTACGGACCTG GTCATCCGATGAAGCCGACCCGCATTAGGATGTGTCATTCACTTGTTATGAACTATGGCTTGTacaagaagatggaaatTTTT CGGGCCAAGCCTGCCACTAAACGTGAAATGTCCCAGTTCCATACGGATGAATACGTCGACTTCTTATATCGGATAAATCCAGATAATGCAGCCCAATTTGCAAAAGAGCAAGTCAAAT ATAACGTTGGCGATGACTGCCCGATTTTTGATGGCTTGTTTGAATACTGCTCAATTTCGGCAGGGGGGTCCATGG AGGGTGCCGCACGGCTTTCTCGCGACAAGTGCGACATTGCTGTCAACTGGGCCGGTGGCCTACATCACGCTAAAAAGGCGGAAGCGAGTGGGTTCTGTTATGTCAATG ACATTGTTCTCGGTATCCTCGAATTATTAAG GTATCATCAACGTGTTCTGTACATCGATATCGACGTACACCACGGAGATGGCGTGGAAGAAGCCTTCTATACGACCGACAGGGTCATGACGTGCAGTTTTCACAAGTACGGTGAATTTTTCCCTGGTACTGGTGAAGTAAGAGATAACGGAATCGGCAAAGGTAAAGG ATACGCTATTAATGTACCTCTTCGAGACGGTATCAGCGATGACAACTATAAGAGTATCTTCCAGCCCGTAATCAAACGTGTCATCGAATGGTATCAACCAGGTGCTGTGGTTCTTCAATGCGGCTCTGATTCTCTTTCCGGAGATCGTCTGGGATCGTTCAATCTGTCCATGAAGGGTCACGCTGCTTGTGTGCAGTTTGTCAAATCTTTCAATCTGCCATTATTGTTGCTTGGCGGAGGCGGTTACACAGTCAAATCTGTCTCGAGGACTTGGGCATATGAAACTGGCCTTGCTGCGGGCATGGAGCTAGGGCGTG ATCTGCCTAACAATGAATATTGGGAATACTATGGGCCAGATTACGAGCTCGATGTTCGCTCTTCCAATATGACAGATCAGAACACTCCAGAGTACCTTCAAAAAGTCAAGGAAGCGGTCTTTGAAGTTTTACGCGATAAAAATGCGGCTCCAAGTGTTCCTCTACAATCTGTACCTAAGATGATGCatgacgacgaggacgaggacgaaggCGAGGACAATGAAGATAAGGACATCCGGCGGCCAG CGCGGCTGTGGGCCAGGGAAAAGCAACATGAGACATCCCTCTCCGATTCTGAAGACGAAGGCACTGGAGGCCGAAGACATCGGCGCAGTTACAAAGAGTCGGCACAGAAGAACACTATGGTGGAGGGCACTATGATGGAGGATCAATGTAATTTTAGGGTAAACGCGGATTTTACATAG
- a CDS encoding sphingosine-1-phosphate phosphatase, which yields MRSSPVIEISPPSSGTAIFQHNPKGDATLRREWEPGCQPDELYDAFLPAWRASLRGLLVRRLRNESTQMADWQKRVRSEARDRYFYWTAVFGTHTFFMMFLPILFFFGHPLEGRGLLHVVGLGIYISSFAKDLVCTPRPYSPPVIRLSMSTHHHEYGFPSSHSTNSVSIALYLGQWMFKLQDRLGWPTVLFSWLMLAVYMTSVIGGRVYTGMHSIADIVGGSIMGVACWLFWIAVGDRNETWVNSGSWTVPAIIAPLGFILIRCHPQPFEACPCFEDAIAVLAVMLGSTLGQWFTVAIWPSIKVQNPTAFYSYNLATIILSIMFRLVFGLGTLFAWRLLAKYTLHQALPPVFRSCSLLLHTSLPARRFYISTAEHNTESSQLALRAIPSLLDLQTGENTETHSAPSCSSPLLTSHALNSRNAIPTSPSSKPGEGLTMRKKSPRENGTERKTATPGEEQAPKSVSALTYDVEVATKVGVYSGIGFIATVVVPYWFELIENTILG from the exons ATGCGGTCTTCTCCTGTGATTGAAATATCTCCACCGTCATCTGGGACCGCGATATTCCAACACAATCCCAAAGGAGATGCGACGCTTAGACGAGAATGGGAACCAGGGTGCCAGCCGGACGAGCTATATGACGCCTTCTTACCTGCCTGGAGGGCAAGTTTGCGAGGGCTTCTTGTAAGGCGCCTGAGAAACGAAAGTACGCAAATGGCAGACTGGCAAAAACGAGTAAGAAGTGAAGCTCGCGATAGATATTTCTATTGGACGGCAGTATTTGGAA CGCACACGTTTTTCATGATGTTTTTACCaattctctttttctttggcCATCCATTGGAAGGCAGAGG CCTACTGCATGTTGTAGGGTTAGGTATATACATCTCATCATTTGCTAAGGATTTGGTGTGCACTCCGCGGCCGTACAGCCCTCCAGTAATCCGGCTAA GTATGAGcactcatcatcatgaatATG GCTTTCCATCGTCTCACTCTACAAATTCTGTCAGTATTGCCCTGTATTTGGGACAATGGATGTTCAAACTCCAGGATCGTCTGGGATGGCCGACTGTACTGTTTAGCTGGCTGA TGCTAGCAGTATATATGACAAGTGTCATAGGTGGCAGAGTGTACACAGGCATGCACTCCATCG CCGATATTGTTGGAGGGAGTATCATGGGTGTGGCTTGTTGGTTATTTTGGATTGCAGTTGGTGATAGGAACGAGACATGGGTGAATTCGGGCTCTTGGACAG TTCCTGCCATCATTGCTCCCTTAGGCTTTATTTTGATCCGCTGTCACCCGCAACCTTTCGAAGCTTGCCCCTGCTTTGAAGATGCTATTGCGGTGCTCGCAGTCATGCTTGGTTCCACTTTAGGCCAATGGTTCACGGTTGCAATCTGGCCGTCCATTAAGGTTCAAAATCCGACTGCCTTCTATTCGTATAATCTGGCAACAATTATTCTCTCTATAATGTTCAGGTTGGTTTTTG GGCTCGGAACATTGTTTGCTTGGAGGCTTCTTGCAAAATATACGCTTCACCAAGCACTTCCACCCGTGTTTCGCAGTTGTTCTCTTCTACTTCATACAAGTTTACCAGCCCGACGATTCTACATCTCTACTGC AGAACACAACACAGAGTCTTCTCAACTTGCATTACGGGCCATTCCCTCGTTGCTTGACCTTCAGACAGGAGAAAATACCGAAACTCATTCCGCgccttcttgttcttcgccACTTCTCACTTCTCACGCCCTCAACTCTAGAAACGCCATCCCAACAAGCCCATCTTCTAAGCCCGGTGAGGGGCTTACaatgaggaaaaaaagtcCCCGCGAGAATGGTACCGAACGGAAAACTGCCACTCCcggagaagaacaagctCCAAAGAGTGTATCAGCTTTGACGTACGACGTTGAGG TGGCTACGAAGGTAGGAGTATATTCAGGCATCGGCTTCATAGCAACCGTCGTTGTTCCCTATTGGTTTGAATTGATAGAAAATACTATTTTGGGATGA
- a CDS encoding CMGC/CK2 protein kinase produces MSGGRSVARVYANVNEKLGRSWWDYDNLVVQWGVQDNYEIVRKVGRGKYSEVFESIHLPTDSKCIVKVLKPVKKKKIKREIKILQNLAGGPNVVGLLDVVRDSQSKTPSIVTEYVNNTEFKTLYPKFSDFDVRYYIFELLKALDFCHSKGIMHRDVKPHNVMIDHEKRTLRLIDWGLAEFYHPGTEYNVRVASRYFKGPELLVDFQEYDYSLDMWSLGCMFASMIFRKEPFFHGHDNADQLVKIAKVLGTDELYTYLERYDIDLDAQFDDILGRYPRKPWSRFVSSENQRYISSEAIDFLDKLLRYDHQERLTAEEAKEHPYFEPVRQAAAQASASQP; encoded by the exons ATGTCAGGTGGACGTAGTGTG GCTCGTGTCTATGCCAACGTGAACGAGAAGCTTGGAAGATCCTGGTGGGACTATG ATAATCTTGTGGTTCAATGGGGAGTTCAAGATAACTATGAGATTGTAAGGAAGGTTGGGCGAGGAAAGTACTCCGAA GTTTTTGAATCCATTCATCTCCCAACCGACTCCAAATGTATTGTCAAGGTCTTAAAGCCTgttaagaagaagaagatcaagcgAGAAATAAAAATATTGCAGAATTTGGCTGGTGGACCCAATGTGGTGGGACTGTTGGACGTTGTTAGAGACAGTCAGTCAAAGACACCCTCCATTGTTACGGAATATGTGAAC AACACCGAATTCAAGACGCTTTATCCCAAATTTTCAGATTTCGATGTGCGATACTACATCTTTGAGCTTCTCAAAGCGTTGGATTTCTGTCATTCCAAGGGCATCATGCACCGCGACGTTAAGCCGCACAACGTCATGATTGATCACGAGAAGCGGACG TTACGGCTGATTGATTGGGGACTTGCTGAATTTTACCATCCTGGCACGGAATACAACGTGCGTGTGGCTTCAAGATATTTCAAAGGACCAGAACTGTTGGTCGACTTTCAAGAATATGATTACAGTTTGGATATGTGGAGTCTAGGGTGCATGTTCGCTAGCATG ATTTTCCGAAAAGAGCCGTTCTTTCACGGTCATGACAACGCTGATCAGCTGGTCAAAATTGCTAAAGTCCTCGGCACAGATGAACTCTACACTTA TCTTGAGCGATATGATATTGATCTTGATGCTCAGTTTGACGATATATTAGGGCGATATCCTCGAAAGCCCTGGTCCCGATTCGTCTCATCCGAAAACCAGCGTTATATCTCCAGCGAGGCTATAGATTTTCTGGATAAGCTTTTAAGGTACGACCACCAGGAAAGATTAACCGCGGAGGAGGCCAAGGAGCACCCGTACTTTG AGCCCGTGCGACAAGCGGCCGCTCAAGCTTCCGCCTCTCAACCATGA
- a CDS encoding glucosamine 6-phosphate N-acetyltransferase — MAYAYPSVEHLPEASSASLEIRPSKEPFRKNSDTSTDVFSEFKRKISEDEIYINFLQERVRLENDYIGGLQRLYDRTVAIDSLHDEDPPPKRSEKPTSRRAWSEVRDYTLREIQAREAMKGALEEDVIKELVKLKDLQVKIRNSLKQNVKLAEHMYEDHAKHQLPKLKKIYFQKSQVLEDHRRQENAIATQARLLSSPSPPSPTSTPLQEHPFSVATGAPYALPPAIISPLPSMGNPAASSASKVLTQEATSGMSVPSPNKDRENVMKFGNRLRAESGSGLEGRSRDVLNDIAAHGKKGFSAFMQRLGGDKDREREKDDLQITSHGVEGEGLQRRGTTGSANIKAQMAVRGAKAKREADEADRAYRMGIFHLESLRLRTEKLHSSAITRLEEFNDELNNKLRRAMVAYVDIMHSTAMTSAQATEVARIVIDTIDADHDMMLFRKRLLAATSNTTRTPVPYENFHVGPCRSLIFGVSLTDYDFARGDGNDHGSPPMIVEKCIAAIDARGLEAEGIYRVSGRHTGVQKMVQDIEKDETQFEFGEKDDVFSIASVLKQYLRELPEPVFNLPHAERVKYSKHRESHINSNFSAIRGRLRRLPPIHQTTFQSIIEHLGRVHGKCEMNKMGAKNLAVLFSSILFGQEQAPSDGNILMMNQEADTVLEDLITFSNLLFGRVESPKTSHILPSSSAFSNGASAEISVIDDPQPGSSRTKVKILQQETTPQRLIDHSAQINDKDQWATDEVDDDRPNTLQGTEIAQTFLKNSPSNKDLDLLFDAELLPTSMRKNLPNDINVRPLASTDLLRQHFELLSNLRPSPALAPSLYQAIFTHFKSCPLTYYTVVMVDTRNDRLVASGTLIVERKHINGGGAAGHLEDIVVAEEMRGKKLGMTLVTGLRDLAVSLGCYKVILDCKEAKIPFYENCGFHKRSAGMAYYTPSGQGTTHVPLCTESNQQSSLPYGPNDSLAPPVSIMGTVTPGTELSITSQVNQNLDDPLSQPNDMSDDQKGILRIIPDGTAVSDEESPESPRTFTSASSEAGMGVTYDFPTAVDESVLPAWAAEGWGGKISHISDRRSSDKTEKTLPVSLTLKEGESCKK; from the exons ATGGCGTACGCTTACCCGTCAGTTGAACATCTGCCGGAAGCGTCGTCTGCCTCGCTGGAAATCAGACCGTCCAAAGAGCCCTTTCGAAAGAACTCGGATACTTCCACAGATGTTTTTAGCGAGTTCAAG CGCAAGATTTCTGAGGATGAGATTTACATAAATTTCTTGCAGGAACG TGTGCGCCTTGAGAATGACTACATTGGGGGTCTTCAAAGGTTATACGATCGAACAGTGGCTATCGATTCATTACACGACGA AGATCCACCACCTAAGAGATCAGAAAAGCCTACATCCCGCAGAGCTTGGAGTGAAGTTCGAGATTATACATTGCGCGAAATTCAGGCGCGCGAAGCCATGAAAGGagctttggaagaagatgttaTCAAGGAGTTagtcaagctcaag GATCTTCAAGTGAAAATAAGAAATTCTCTGAAACAGAACGTCAAGCTTGCTGAGCAT ATGTATGAAGACCATGCGAAGCATCAGCTTCCAAAGCTAAAGAAGATCTACTTTCAAAAATCTCAAGTCTTGGAAGACCATAGGCGGCAAGAGAATGCCATAGCCACGCAGGCACGTCTGTTATCCAGCCCCTCTCCGCCTTCGCCTACTTCTACACCCCTGCAAGAGCATCCTTTCTCTGTCGCCACAGGCGCCCCATATGCCTTGCCACCTGCAATCATTTCACCCCTTCCCTCTATGGGCAACCCTGCCGCTTCATCAGCTTCGAAAGTATTGACACAGGAAGCCACTTCTGGTATGTCTGTGCCATCACCAAACAAAGACCGTGAGAATGTAATGAAATTCGGCAACAGACTCCGAGCTGAGTCAGGTTCTGGACTAGAGGGCAGGTCACGAGATGTGTTGAATGACATTGCAGCTcatggaaaaaaagggttCTCTGCTTTTATGCAAAGACTGGGGGGTGACAAAGATAGGGAacgggagaaggatgatctACAAATAACTTCTCATGGAgtggaaggcgaaggacTTCAAAGGAGAGGTACCACAGGGAGTGCTAATATCAAAGCTCAAATGGCAGTTCGGGGCGCGAAGGCAAAGCGAGAGGCCGATGAGGCTG ACAGAGCATACCGCATGGGTATCTTTCATCTCGAATCACTCCGACTCAGAACAGAGAAACTTCATAGCTCCGCAATAACTCGTCTTGAGGAGTTCAATGACGAACTGAACAATAAACTTCGCCGAGCCATGGTGGCGTATGTGGACATCATGCACAGTACTGCAATGACTAGCGCGCAGGCTACTGAAGTAGCTCGAATAGTTATTGATACTATTGATGCCGATCACGACA TGATGCTTTTCCGTAAAAGGTTACTTGCCGCGACTAGCAATACTACTAGAACCCCGGTACCGTATGAGAACTTCCAT GTTGGACCTTGCAGATCTCTTATCTTTGGGGTCAGTCTTACCGATTATGATTTTGCTCGAGGCGATGGGAACGATCATGGATCGCCGCCAATGATTGTTGAAAAGTGTATCGCAGCAATTGATGCGCGTGGTCTGGAAGCAGAAGGTATTTACCGAGTCAGTGGCAGGCATACAGGAGTTCAAAAAATGGTACAAGACATAGAGAAGGACGAGACACAATTTGAATTCGGGGAAAAGGACGACGTTTTCAGCATCGCGAGCGTCTTGAAACAAT ATCTCAGAGAGTTGCCTGAACCAGTTTTCAATTTACCGCACGCCGAGAGAGTGAAGTATAGCAAGCATCGAG AGTCGCATATCAATAGTAACTTCAGTGCCATTAGAGGCCGCCTTCGACGACTTCCTCCTATTCATCAGACAACATTCCAGTCCATCATCGAACACTTAGGAAGAGTTCATGGAAAGTGTGAAATGAATAAAATGGGCGCAAAA AATCTTGCAGTGCTTTTCA GTTCCATTCTCTTTGGGCAAGAGCAGGCACCAAGTGATGGCAATAttctgatgatgaatcAAGAAGCA GACACCGTACTAGAGGACTTGATTACGTTCTCAAATCTG CTCTTCGGTAGAGTTGAGTCTCCGAAGACCTCACATATATTGCCTTCAAGCTCGGCTTTCTCTAATGGCGCCAGTGCCGAGATTTCTGTCATTGATGATCCACAGCCCGGCAGTTCTCGTACCAAGGTCAAAATTTTACAGCAGGAGACAACACCGCAAAGACTCATTGATCACTCCGCCCAGATCAATGACAAAGATCAGTGGGCTACTGAtgaggtggatgatgatcgACCGAATACGTTACAGGGTACAGAAATCGCCCAGACTTTTCTGAAGAATTCTCCATCAAACAAAGACCTGGACCTGCTATTCGATGCGGAATTATTGCCCACAAGCATGAGAAAAAATCTCCCCAATGATATCAAC GTCCGCCCTCTTGCGTCTACTGATCTCCTGCGGCAGCATTTCGAGCTTCTCTCCAATCTTCGCCCGTCGCCTGCGCTAGCCCCTTCCCTTTATCAGGCGATTTTTACACATTTTAAATCTTGTCCCCTAACGTACTACACAGTTGTCATGGTAGACACCAGAAATGACCGCCTAGTTGCTTCTGGCACGCTCATTGTTGAGCGGAAGCATATCAATGGTGGAGGCGCTGCAGGACATCTGGAGGACATCGTTGTGGCCGAAGAAATGCGGGGAAAGAAATTGGGGATGACATTGGTGACAGGATTAAGAGACTTGGCGGTCTCCCTTGGATGCTACAAGGTCATTCTGGACTGTAAAGAAGCTAAAATCC CGTTCTATGAAAATTGTGGTTTCCATAAACGGAGCGCAGGGATG GCGTATTATACTCCGAGCGGTCAAGGAACAACCCATGTTCCCCTCTGTACGGAGTCGAACCAACAGTCTTCATTGCCGTATGGGCCCAATGACTCTCTTGCACCTCCCGTCTCAATTATGGGAACTGTAACTCCAGGAACTGAATTGAGCATTACCTCTCAAGTGAACCAGAACCTTGATGATCCTTTATCCCAGCCAAACGATATGTCAGATGACCAGAAAGGAATTCTGCGCATTATCCCGGATGGCACCGCTGTTTCGGATGAAGAATCACCGGAGTCTCCGCGAACGTTCACGAGTGCATCATCGGAAGCGGGTATGGGCGTAACATATGATTTCCCGACAGCTGTCGATGAGAGTGTCTTACCTGCTTGGGCGGCGGAGGGTTGGGGCGGCAAAATCTCACATATCAGCGACCGGCGCTCTTCAGACAAAACGGAAAAAACTTTACCGGTATCTTTGACCTTAAAAGAGGGTGAGAGTTGCAAAAAGTAG
- a CDS encoding ubiquitin-conjugating enzyme E2-16 kDa encodes MALKRINKELIDLGRDPPSSCSAGPINDNLFQWQATIMGPADSPYSGGVFFLSLTFPTDYPFKPPKVQFTTKIYHPNINANGSICLDILRDQWSPALTISKVLLSICSMLTDPNPDDPLVPEIANTYKTDRARYEATAREWTRKYAT; translated from the exons ATGGCTTTGAAGCGCATCAACAAG GAACTCATCGACCTCGGACGTGACCCCCCGTCTTCGTGCTCTGCTGGTCCCATCAATGACAATCTTTTCCAATGGCAAGCAACCATTATGGGCCCG GCCGATTCCCCTTATTCGGGCGGTGTCTTCTTTCT TTCCCTTACTTTCCCCACCG ACTATCCCTTCAAGCCCCCTAAGGTGCAGTTTACGACCAAGATCTATCATCCCAACATCAATGCCAACGGGTCTATCTGTTTGGACATCTTGCGAGACCAGTGGAGTCCGGCATTGACCATTTCGAAGG TCTTGCTGTCCATCTGTTCCATGTTGACCGACCCTAACCCTGACGATCCTTTGGTGCCTGAGATTGCAAAC ACCTACAAAACTGATAGGGCACGATATGAGGCAACAGCAAGGGAATGGACGAGGAA ATACGCGACGTAG
- a CDS encoding endoplasmic reticulum protein, with product MRLSFALILVFLSSLAAVCAWTKEDYEIFDLVSDLEAAEGKGTTFYSHLNVGPGATTQQITKAYRKKSLELHPDKNIGVKDIEKRFARLGVIAQILRSPEQRERYNFFYKNGVPRWRGTGYYYTRFRPTLFHTLLFLVLLTNLFHRLVLSLNYNKHLRRIAYFENAAKSAAGVLGPGGVGAQNEKIALNANMAQPGRRRKVKVPMVEGNESVGTLELIVSGNEVYLPHEGGTLTPISSLARPPSFAQTWFPSLLLSSARRLAANLPSNIQSSLPAILRSLDEESVIVESNSEEDDEEGFALDTPTLVRHTSRKVLQKSRNARSVSKDSPAVSELESDADFLERTSNGKKKKSGPGKASAMRKRKMALKK from the exons ATGAGGCTCTCCTTTgctctcatcctcgtcttcctaTCCTCTCTCGCCGCAGTCTGCGC TTGGACAAAGGAGGATTATGAGATCTTTGACCTCGTGAGCGATTTGGAGGCTGCTGAGG GCAAAGGAACAACGTTCTACTCCCACCTCAACGTTGGCCCCGGCGCCACTACTCAGCAAATTACCAAGGCATATCGCAAAAAGTCTCTTGAGCTCCATCCAGATAAAAATATTGGTGTGAAAGATATTGAAAAGCGGTTCGCAAGGTTAGGGGTAATTGCGCAAATCTTGAGATCCCCGGAGCAGAGAGAAAGGTACAAT TTCTTCTATAAAAACGGTGTGCCTCGATGGAGAGGTACTGGATACTATTACACTCGTTTCCGACCCACTCTATTCCacaccctcctcttcctcgttcTTCTGACAAACCTCTTTCATCGTCTCGTTCTGTCCCTCAATTACAACAAACATCTCCGTCGCATCGCATACTTTGAAAATGCCGCCAAATCTGCGGCCGGCGTGCTCGGACCCGGGGGAGTCGGCGCGCAAAATGAAAAGATTGCCCTGAATGCCAATATGGCGCAGCctggaaggagaaggaaggttAAAGTTCCAATGGTGGAAGGGAACGAAAGCGTCGGGACCCTGGAACTTATAGTCAGTGGGAATGAAGTATATCTG CCCCATGAAGGTGGCACACTCACCCCAATCTCGTCACTTGCTCGTCCTCCTTCGTTCGCCCAGACATGgtttccttccctcctcctttcatCAGCCAGGCGTCTGGCCGCTAATCTACCATCCAACATCcaatcctctcttcctgccATCCTTCGATCGCTTGACGAAGAATCGGTGATAGTCGAGAGCAacagtgaagaagatgacgaggaaggcTTCGCACTCGACACACCCACACTGGTCAGACATACTTCTCGTAAAGTCTTGCAAAAGAGTAGGAATGCACGGAGCGTGTCGAAAGATTCTCCAGCTGTCTCAGAGTTGGAGAGTGACGCAGATTTCTTAGAGAGAACATCcaatggaaagaagaagaaatccGGGCCTGGTAAGGCTTCGGCGATGCGAAAGCGGAAAATGGCGCTCAAGAAATAG
- a CDS encoding actin lateral binding protein codes for MDKIKERFAILGQKIEAAEARAEAAESENKKLNQTLLERDQELASLQHKLQLAEEELEASESKVKELKAASDEGETHRTTGENLARKVQLLEEELDKAEKDLKETTEKLRQVDVKAEHFERQVQRLEQERDEWERKHGEAVEKYQQSKRELDEVVMQMESL; via the exons ATG GATAAGATCAAGGAG CGATTCGCTATTCTCGGACAGAAGATTGAGGCCGCCGAGGCCAGGGCAGAAGCTGCAGAGTCGGAGAACAAGAAG CTTAACCAAACTCTCCTCGAACGTGATCAAGAGCTTGCCTCTCTTCAACATAAGCTTCAGCTTGCCGAAGAGGAGCTCGAAGCGTCCGAGTCCAAGGTCAAGGAGCTCAAGGCAGCTTCTGACGAGGGTGAGACCCACCGTACGACTGGGGAAAACTTGGCACGAAAGGTGCAGcttttggaggaggagttggaTAAGGCTGAGAAGGACTTGAAGGAGACTACGGAGAA GTTGCGACAGGTTGATGTCAAGGCTGAGCATTTCGAGCGTCAGGTTCAGCGGCTTGAGCAAGAAAGGGATGAGTGGGAAAGGAAGCATGGAGAGGCTGTGGAAAAGTACCAGCAGTCCAAGCGCGAGCTCGACGAGGTTGTCATGCAGATGGAGAGTTTG TAA